Below is a genomic region from Alosa alosa isolate M-15738 ecotype Scorff River chromosome 24, AALO_Geno_1.1, whole genome shotgun sequence.
ACTAGTTCTTCTGAGGGGAAGATTGTTATTGGTTTAAAGATAGCTTTATGGTTTGTTGAGTTTTGTTGTGCACTTGTGTGCAGTAAGCAGGTGTTTGATGATGACAAACTAAGTGGATCGTGAGTCATGACTAAAAAGTTCTCCTTCGTTGAATGAAGCTTTGCCGAATCAAATAACACAAGCTCCTGTCCCCTGCCAGATTCCGCCAGTGTCTGATGGACGTGAACGACGCCATCTCCCATATGGTGGGCTACAGCTTCTTCAACATTCTTCAAATGCCCTGTTTCGATTTCACCCAGAGGAAACACTGCTCCAACTCCAACTGGTGGGGAAGGTGAGTGGAGCAACATTACGGAAGACTCAGACACCGGATCTTTTTTAAttagtaggctactgtgtgaAGATATCTTTCATCGACCTGATCAAATGGAGCAGACCACCCACAACATCAAAGCGTCGCCGCTGTCTGAATTGTGGATTTCTGTgaagattctttttttttttttactcctgTTGCACTTCTGAAATGGAGTTAATTCCAATGTGCCTGCATACTACTTCTAAAGTATACTTCAGCTCTTTAATTTCCTAAAGTGGGGCCGTACCACACAGACAGGTGCTGCATACCACCATATCAAGTAGGACAGTAAATGTGACTGTGTGATGTCTATATACTTACTGTGTCGGAGAGAGATACAGTTTTAATACTGGTTCTGACTTGTACAATATTCCACTAAACCCTCCCCAAGTTGAGGTCTTGGTTACAGTGTTGCTTTTTATTTATGGTCCCCCTGGAAACAAGTCTAAGCCTATCTCTAGTTATAGTTATGGTGCCTCCATAAAACAGGTCTACACAGAggattgtgctgtgtgtgttgcttgctCCTGTATACATCCACTGGATGGGATAGCATTTGTGAGTCCAATTAACACATAATTTTTCTGTATGTCCACAGATGCACAGAAATTCAAATGGCACCGTATGCTGTTCTCCAGACGCAAGATCTATATAATGCCACCTACTTGATCTCAAGAACTAAGGACCCTGTCCTATCAGTAGGTCACCATGTGACAGTCGAACCCTCAGTTAAAACCCCCATCACATCTCGAGTAAAGCCTGTGACTCCCCGAGACTCTGGTAAACTAAAGCCAGTGAAAGGGAACAAATTCCATCAAAAGgcaaagaaaggaaggaaatcTCAGAGCCGCAAAGCCAAGAAAGTGGCTCCAAGTCAGTCAGCTACACAATCAGTTACCCCTCTACTGAGAAAGACTTCATTTCCATCAAAGATGACAACATTTCCAACAGTAGGGGATGTAAATAACACACAGAAGAAtgtatctttctttttcaacCCACAAACCACATCACAACCATCGGAAATACCAGGCAAAAACACAACAAGGTCTCAAATGACGCCAGCAGAGAAGCTAATGAATCTTTCTTCAACACAGACACCTGCAGCGTCACCACCTAGTTCTCTTAACCAGACAGTACCACCCAGTCCACAACCCTTTAACCAACCCACACAGCTTCAGCATCAGCAACGGCGATGTGAACCAAGAGGTATCCCCAAAGGAGACACATTCTTCCCCACTCACTCTGGGGAAGAGGCCTGCTTGGAACCAGAATCACCCCTGGAAGCAGGAGACGCAGGGAAGGAGAGTGGACATCACAAAGGCATGATTCAAATTCCAGTCGCTCAGACATCAAGGTCAGATAAGGTCATTACACCCCTGACTGAGGCATCTGCACAGGCAAGGAATACATCAACAGCAGTTACCTCAAATGACCCCACAGCCAATGTAACAAAGTCACCCCAGGAAAAGGCAGTGCAGACATCCACACTAGCCACAGTGGAGGCATCTAGAGGTATATTAACAACCACTCGGAGTACAACCAACATTTCTCCAAATCAGACCAGAGCAGCAGTATCAACAAGGAGTGAGATGACAGAATCTTCACAACAAAAGACCCCACGTACAACACAAAGGGCGAAGAACAGCCCAAGGAAGATCTCAGTGAAGACTCTGCCACGGACAAAGAGTAACTCTGACTCTGCCTCATCAAAAATACCCAATCAATCAGGTACATCAGTGTGTCTCTTGGGGAATGGTTGTTTAACTGCTGAAGGGGTTTGCTTTATATCATAGCGCATAAGCCATACTCAGTCCTAAATCCATAATCTTGTCTAGACATATTCTACCATTTATATGAACTGTTGTGTTCACTTGAAACAacagaaggagtgagagagtacCAATGTAAGACAGTGGTAATCACAGTCGTGATCAAAATCACAAACGATAATTTTAGTGTCACCACGGCGTGGTGCAGCTGGCCAGGAgaagggtgtgagagagaggcagctgTATAGCTGCCGGGGCAATTCTCAGCCATAGGGCACACATACCTCAGGTAGCATCATAGCGTAGGGAAGCCACGAGAATTTTATGACGGCTCTAGCATCAACTATTTGTCTTCAGGCCAGAGGATAATGAAATGTACAAACCCACGGAAGGTGCAAACAGACCACAGTGATAGTCCAAAGTTATAGTCATTTAAAGTATCAATCAACATTTTTATCCTTATGGTGATATTTACATCATTGCATTAGTTCTATGATTCTGTAatatgtattgaacaatttcaTAATATATTTAAGTGTTGGAGGAATTGTTATGCCTAATAAAGTCCATTCGTGTAGGTTTACATTTTCTGGACAGGCAAAGCGTCTAATTGCTTAGAATAAACTTCATGTTGTTCTCTGGTCTACTGTAGGCAATCTTCTCTGCAGTCACCTCAAAGACTTGGATGACTGTGCACATAAAATCCCCCCTTTTGAGAGAAGATATGGCTACAACAACAATGAGTCAAAGAGTATTTACCATTGTGACTGTACCCACAGGTAAGAAAAACAGTGCACACATGAAACAGTAGCCTACGTTTCACTCACTGACGGGGGAATTGCATGAGTATTCTTTAACTTCTCCCTTTTATTGGTTTTATCCTAGGGTCCTTCATATCAGAAACATATCACAAATTAATTTCTTGCCTTCACTCTTCTTCTCTGTTCTCTTGTCACTTCTTCATTGACTACCCTCCACCGCCTCTTGTAGGTTGTCAGGCCACATCAGACATCTAAAGGATGCCAAAACCATTCAGACCCTTTTACAAGATCATGTGTCTTTGCTCTGTTTTGGATTGCAGAGTACCAAATACTGTAGCAAGAGTACCAGGTAAGAATGGCAATTAAGCTGTTGAGTGTAAGGCTAGTATTACTATACAACTACAGGCACATGTAaaggctatctctctctctctctgtgtgtgtgtgtgtgtgtgtgtgtgtgtgtgtgtgtgtgatggagataACATTTTTTCCTTTATTTCTTTGAGGTGTTCGGCTGTTGTTTTCCCTGCAACCGGCTTACTGGTGGCTCTGAGGAAAATGGATGATGGAGGACAAGTAATTAAGCAACAACGTCCAAAGCGATACAAAAGAAGAACTCCTGTTTTATTGTATAAACGCTGCTTGAAGATAATGCAATCAAAATTAACGTAGCATTTGATTTTTTAAGAAAATTAATCACTTTTGCCTggatttttatttaataaatgaaCGTGTCAGAGAACTTTCATACACAACAGTCTCAGATTAATCATCACAATTTAACATAGTCACTAATTTACTGTCACATTTATAGCCTAACCGGTTGCTTATTATTTAAATTGTATTGTTGAGGATCAGATGGGACTTGCAAGTCATCAAACTTGTCTGTCAAATGTGCCGGTTCAATGCCCTCCATACTGTCCACTTGGTGGTGCTGCTAACACATCATATTTGCTCTGAAGTAAGAGGCGCACAGTGGTTTGGGTTTGCTTACGGGATGTTGCATTCGAGGAATTCCGCAAAGACAACTTTATTTGATACATTAGGTCGTACTAGACGAGAAAAATAGAAACATCCATCCAAATGTCAAATACGTATTTCAGAATTTAGATGTTCAGGCCTATTGGGTAGCCTACTAAAAGTGCGTTGTAGAACCTTGCACGATATGCTAAACCCTGAGATACATGTAAATGATCTGCTCAGTCGTAATTTTATtttgctaataataataattggaAAACGGGTTTAAATCACCTTTATCTGAAGAACGGAAACCCACATTTGATAACCAATAATCGGGCTTTCATTGGTCCACTTTGTTGTGGTGTTTATCGTATTGCGCACGGCATGCTGGGAAAGACTTGGGCTAAGAAAAATGGCGTCTCACTGACAGCTGAGGAGCTTTCATTATCTGGgtgttaaaaagaaaaaacaagagtTGGACCACCGCTGAAGCCTATCACTTCAACGCACATCGTGCATTGGCCCTGCCTAGAGTTGTACCTTAGCTATATTGGGAGGCCATTGATGAAACAGTGGAAATATAACGAATTTGAGGAGAGTGTCACGCCCACCCCACCGAAAATACGGGAGAGAAAGCGCTCTATCAGAAAAGCCATTAAGCCAACCTGCGGTGTCAAAGCAGAAGCTTGCTAGCTACCCAGCTAGCTCGTTAGCCGCAGCTACAAGCTGCACGGGCGTCGCTCAACTGACACTATTGGTGGTGTTTTATTTTCGCTGACAACACGATGTCTGTTGCCGGGTAGAGCACTACGGTCACCTTGGGTACTTAATTTTAATGTTCGACCACTACGTTAATTTtccaaggggagagagagatgggctcaGGGGCCGTCGATTCGTCCCAATGGCTGTCAGTGAAGGAAGAGACTATTTTCCTTCACGATGGGCTCATTCGGGTGACAGACCTGGCCGAACTACCCAGTGAGATTGGGGTTTCGGAGCAGGGGGACACCGAACAAGAGGTGGGTCTCATTAGCTAATGTAACCGTCATCCTGTTGGAATGAAGGTGTAACGTTATGCATGCATGTTATGAATGTGATCTCTCATGGTAGTAACTCTCATTTAGCAAACATATATGTATGTCAGCTAACGGTACATCTTCGGAGATGTACAGTGAGTGTAACAACTGTCTCTGATATACATTACCCGGCGTTAACGTTACACTTGTTTACATTTTCGTCATTGGTCCGAAATGTGCTAGCATGGGTTGGTTACAGTGTAGCGAACAGCAGATTCTTAAGATTGTTCCCTTTCATTGCTGATTCAagacatggctgtgtgtgtgacttattTGTTTGCGACATCTCCGAAACGTTGATGTTTCTGCTGTTACTGTATTTTGGTAACAATTAGCACTAGGCTCCCAAACTTCGGAATAACAGCTAGCCTGCTGATAACTCTGCAAGCTAATGATTAGCATGGCTCTGTCAGATAGCGTTATCTCCTCCTACCGTTATGTAGCTAGCTAGTCAGATATCAATAGGTGACAGGACCCACAAAGTGGACAGCTCACTAACCAGTTTACTTTCTCCCTCTTATTACCCTTTATGTCTGTTTATTGACACATAACTTACGGtttctgtaagtgtgtgagggTAGTTGGCGTTAATATCACATTTGaccaacgttaacgttaggttACAAAGAGCTTAATTAACATCGCTGAATCGTGTTGTTAGCACCCAACATACAAATGCTAAGGTAGCCATGTCAATTTGGGATAAACACATACCCTTCGAGACCATTAAGTCAGTGTTAGTGTATGGCATTAGGATTTTCCAGCTTTGCTGAAGGAAACGTGTCATTGTGCGGTGTGTTGACCTGCTTTTATTCATGACTAAAATATCTGGAATATTCTGGATCTTTAGAGCCTGCCGGCTACCTTACCCCAAAAGCAGTCACAGCAGCGTACTTTTAACTGTCCAGTGCCCAGACAGTGACTTAATAATAAGTAATATGGAATTCTTCCTACCATTAAAACTTTTCTACTCTTTTATGTTTTCAGTTTTGACGATTTATCATACACACCTTTTACCTCCCTTAGGTTTGGCCCGCTTAGGTTTGGCCCACCTATTTCTTTGTACCTACCATGTTTCATTGCATTATTGATGATTCAAACCAGTCTTTTTAGTTGACCTCAGCAGACACAAATCAGGAAGACCAGTCCATGTAGATCTAGTCTGATGTGGATTCCCATGAAAGATATGGGAGATCCGTTTCTCCTCATGACCCCATTGTGTTCATGTTTGGCCTGTCCGGTCCATACAATAACCTACAATTGACCAGTAGCCATTCTAAAAAAATAGGCTGACTTTCCTCTCTTGTCTGGAGCCTggttatgtttttttatgtagcatTAAAAGGGTGTGTAGTGAGAAATTTCTGGTCATGATGTTGACAGGTGGGTGATGGATTACAGGCCATTTTCTGTCTGGACTCAACATAAACAACATCATAATCTTCTGTCTGTGTCAGCATTTAGCACTTTCCCCAGCACTGTGCACTGTTCTGtagctttctgttttgtatTGCTCGTCCTCGGTCAACACCAAGCTGTGGCAGTAGTACTGTGGAGTGCATCGATTGCAGACATGTGAATAAGGTCGAGTTAATGCTATGTAAATAGCTAGGTGATAAAGCATATGCCTTCCTTGAGGTTGAATTAATTCACCATGCAATAGAATCAACATAAACCAATGCAGGACAGATACCTGGGCAGATAAAGAAAGCATTGCTATTGCTCATGTTCTACACACTCCACACCTCTGTAGTATTATCTCAAGGGTCTCTTTATATTGGTGAGAACCTGGCCAAAGTGATGAGAAATGCTGTGTAACCTCTTTCCTGTCGGGAAGGGGGCAATCTGCAGTGATTTGCAACCTGAGCCTGCAAGGCTGTGTATCTCCAGAGTGGAACTGTAATACAATCAGAGCTTTGAGGTTGTGTCCAGAGATTGTAGGGGGGAGTGCAGGAGGGGGGacaaaaagacagagacagaaatggAGGGCAAAATGAGAGGTCAAGTGTGGTGTGTCTAGTTTGTAGAAACAAATGCAGTGAGCAGGAGCAACTTTGTCTCTTCTTTTTGTGATAGATTGAAGTTACTGTTTCTTCAGCCGCTGTAGGCTAGGTGTCCCCTTACACTGGTGCCTTATGTAATACAACATCGG
It encodes:
- the LOC125289631 gene encoding group 3 secretory phospholipase A2-like isoform X1, translated to MQVTVLLPFVLTLAMLCPWGVSEAKEDELLCFHAHLIVGGTQVSFLLGKNGTHAKSLVLYSSIWNENRQLVYCKTHEDDVVIGQYLSLCRRRQNLQVDVIIANSYNFSVITGQDSPCYGRDTSVSEKNEPQITQMGRRTSGITRRTKRAIIFPGTLWCGTGSKALEYEQLGMFEPTDRCCREHDHCSSVIHSFTVNFGVFNRNIFTVSHCDCDHRFRQCLMDVNDAISHMVGYSFFNILQMPCFDFTQRKHCSNSNWWGRCTEIQMAPYAVLQTQDLYNATYLISRTKDPVLSVGHHVTVEPSVKTPITSRVKPVTPRDSGKLKPVKGNKFHQKAKKGRKSQSRKAKKVAPSQSATQSVTPLLRKTSFPSKMTTFPTVGDVNNTQKNVSFFFNPQTTSQPSEIPGKNTTRSQMTPAEKLMNLSSTQTPAASPPSSLNQTVPPSPQPFNQPTQLQHQQRRCEPRGIPKGDTFFPTHSGEEACLEPESPLEAGDAGKESGHHKGMIQIPVAQTSRSDKVITPLTEASAQARNTSTAVTSNDPTANVTKSPQEKAVQTSTLATVEASRGILTTTRSTTNISPNQTRAAVSTRSEMTESSQQKTPRTTQRAKNSPRKISVKTLPRTKSNSDSASSKIPNQSGNLLCSHLKDLDDCAHKIPPFERRYGYNNNESKSIYHCDCTHRLSGHIRHLKDAKTIQTLLQDHVSLLCFGLQSTKYCSKSTRCSAVVFPATGLLVALRKMDDGGQVIKQQRPKRYKRRTPVLLYKRCLKIMQSKLT
- the LOC125289631 gene encoding group 3 secretory phospholipase A2-like isoform X2, which codes for MFEPTDRCCREHDHCSSVIHSFTVNFGVFNRNIFTVSHCDCDHRFRQCLMDVNDAISHMVGYSFFNILQMPCFDFTQRKHCSNSNWWGRCTEIQMAPYAVLQTQDLYNATYLISRTKDPVLSVGHHVTVEPSVKTPITSRVKPVTPRDSGKLKPVKGNKFHQKAKKGRKSQSRKAKKVAPSQSATQSVTPLLRKTSFPSKMTTFPTVGDVNNTQKNVSFFFNPQTTSQPSEIPGKNTTRSQMTPAEKLMNLSSTQTPAASPPSSLNQTVPPSPQPFNQPTQLQHQQRRCEPRGIPKGDTFFPTHSGEEACLEPESPLEAGDAGKESGHHKGMIQIPVAQTSRSDKVITPLTEASAQARNTSTAVTSNDPTANVTKSPQEKAVQTSTLATVEASRGILTTTRSTTNISPNQTRAAVSTRSEMTESSQQKTPRTTQRAKNSPRKISVKTLPRTKSNSDSASSKIPNQSGNLLCSHLKDLDDCAHKIPPFERRYGYNNNESKSIYHCDCTHRLSGHIRHLKDAKTIQTLLQDHVSLLCFGLQSTKYCSKSTRCSAVVFPATGLLVALRKMDDGGQVIKQQRPKRYKRRTPVLLYKRCLKIMQSKLT